The proteins below are encoded in one region of Silene latifolia isolate original U9 population chromosome 2, ASM4854445v1, whole genome shotgun sequence:
- the LOC141640895 gene encoding uncharacterized protein LOC141640895 — translation MVSKLSLPTQEHPNPYKLRWLSKGSEVRVDKQCIVPFSIGKVYKDEVLCDVVPMDACHLLLGRPWEFDKNTTHQGKENVYVFKHNGKRVTLTPLPPNQRGYGSPNMPEEVNGVLFLSEAAMVKELRQEQPVLFLLSRETNTEWNKDVPAEVQPLIKKYKEVFPTELPSGLPPLRGIEHHIDFVPGSVLPNRPAYRCDPTTTKELQHQIEELMTKGFVRESLSPVQDRLYWYPRRMEVGESESIRTCVTFGGDFKILGEQKLYGKLEKCTFMVNEVAFSGYIISGRGFRVDRGEDSGYANLAGPTNNHRSKGFHGLASFSEGSLRISAQLLHQLRVYEEGRLPMVKPLGESFERVKKLMCETPILKLPDFEQLFEVECDASGVGIGAVLIQGQRPVAYFSEKLNGAKLKYSTYDKEFYAIIRALTHWSHYLKPKPFVLHSDHEALKYINGQHKLSHRHAKWVEFLQAFNFSSKYKEGKQNVVADALSRRHSLLTVISNKVLGFEFMKEMYKEDPTSTRSGLFSRRRLNSG, via the exons ATGGTTAGCAAGCTAAGCCTGCCTACTCAGGAGCACCCCAATCCATACAAACTGAGATGGTTAAGCAAAGGATCTGAAGTGAGAGTTGACAAGCAATGCATTGTTCCCTTTTCAATTGGGAAGGTGTACAAGGATGAAGTGTTGTGTGATGTGGTCCCTATGGATGCCTGCCATCTACTGTTAGGAAGACCATGGGAGTTTGACAAGAATACCACTCACCAGGGAAAGGAAAATGTCTATGTTTTCAAGCATAATGGAAAGAGAGTCACTCTGACTCCCCTACCACCAAACCAGAGGGGTTATGGAAGTCCTAACATGCCTGAGGAGGTTAATGGAGTACTATTTCTATCTGAGGCAGCTATGGTCAAGGAGCTGAGGCAAGAACAACCTGTGTTGTTTCTCCTATCAAGGGAAACCAACACTGAATGGAACAAAGATGTACCTGCAGAGGTTCAACCCCTAATTAAGAAGTACAAGGAGGTTTTTCCAACTGAGTTGCCTAGTGGATTACCACCCCTGAGAGGCATTGAGCATCACATAGACTTTGTACCTGGATCTGTGCTCCCCAACAGACCAGCTTACAGGTGTGATCCCACAACAACTAAGGAACTACAACACCAGATTGAAGAATTAATGACAAAGGGATTTGTAAGGGAATCATTGAGCCCTGTGCAAGACCGCCTTTACTGGTACCCAAGAAGGATGGAAGTTGGAGAAT CAGAGTCCATCCGAACATGTGTTACATTTGGAGGTGATTTTAAAATACTCGGGGAACAGAAGTtgtatgggaagcttgagaaatgtaccttcatggtcaatgaggtagCATTTTCGGGATATATTATATCGGGAAGGGGATTTCGAGTTGATCGGGGAGAAGATTCAGGCTATGCAAACTTGGCCGGCCCCACAAACAATCACAGAAGTAAGGGGTTCCATGGCCTGGCATCTTTCTCAGAAGGTTCATTAAGAATTTCAGCTCAATTGTTGCACCAATTGCGAGTGTATGAGGAAGGGAGACTTCCAATGGTGAAACCGCTCGGTGAGTCCTTTGAGAGGGTCAAAAAATTAATGTGTGAGACTCCCATTCTCAAGCTACCTGACTTTGAACAACTATTTGAGGtggagtgtgatgctagtggggTTGGAATAGGAGCTGTCCTAATCCAAGGCCAGAGACCAGTGGCCTATTTCAGTGAGAAGTTGAATGGAGCCAAGCtgaaatattcaacttatgacaaagagttctatgcaATCATAAGGGCTCTTAcacattggagtcactacttgaaaCCTAAGCCATTTGTGTTGCATTCTGATCATGAGGCCCTGAAATACATCAATGGCCAACACAAGCTGAGCCATAGACATGCTAAGTGGGTAGAATTCCTGCAAGCCTTTAACTTTTCAAGCAAATATAAAGAGGGGAAGCagaatgtggtagctgatgcCCTATCTAGGAGGCATTCTTTGTTGACTGTCATTAGTAACAAGGTCCTTGGGTTTGAATTCATGAAGGAGATGTATAAGGAGGACCCGACTTCTACGAGGAGTGGATTGTTCTCACGAAGGAGGCTCAACTCGGGGTAA